GCGTTGATGCAGATGCTACCTTGTTCACAGTTGTATTCCGTGCAAGCAGCCAGGCAAGTATTGGCAGCCTGTTGGCAATCACATCTGATGTTACAACAGCAGAAGCTTATGATGCATCATTGAATATCAAAGATGTTAACTTAGGTGTACGCACAGAAAGAGGAGTTGTAGAATCTGGTGTATTCGAATTATACCAGAACTCTCCAAACCCATTCGCTAAGGAGACCGTAATCAGCTACCGTTTACCAGAAGCTGGAGCGGTTAAACTGAGCATCTATGACGTAACTGGCAAAGTATTGAGAGTATACGAAACACAGGGCACAAAAGGCTTAAATACCTTCAAGGTACAGAAGTCTGAATTGAATGCTGGTGGAGTATTGTACTATCAGTTGGATGCTGCAAATCATACGGCAACTAAACGAATGGTCATCGTTGAATAAGAAAATTTTGAATAATCATTGTTGAATGATCAAAAGATAATAAATTATGAAAAATAAGATTGTAATTTTTTTATGCGCAGTTTTTAGTTTTACGGACGCATTTAGCCAAACCGGAAAAGTTCCTGAACTTGTCGAGAAGGACGTTGCTGTAAAATTGGTCGGGGAAAATTTTTCAAATATTGAAATTCAAGCCAAGGAAATCATCGATAATGGTGGGCAGCTTGATCAGTCTTTGCAATATAAATTCGATCTCTACAAAGCCGTTCTTGAAATACTGCTTGCGAATACGCCGGGCACAACAACTTTTGATGCTTTAGCTTCGAATTCAAATTTGAAATTGGCGAAATCTGACGACGAAGCCTATGAAGACTTCATCAACGGAAATTGGGATGATGTAATGACAGAACTGATTCAGTTGCTGCTCAGATAATTTCGGAGTGGACCGGATTCATTAACTAATACAAAAGCTTATCGAAATTTTATAAGTTCGGTAAGCTTTTTATTGTTAGTCTAATTTTGCGTATGTCTTTTTTAGAGAAAGTTAAAGCTGTTTTCATTGTACCTGAAGAGGGAAAACAATCAAAGGGGTCAGATTCCACTGAATCGAGGGCTATTGAAGAAACAATTGCAGTTTCAGAACAAATTGAGAATCCGGCTGCTCCAGAAGACTTATCCAAATTTGTAAAAATTTTGTCAGATGCTTTAGAAAAGCACAACGAACCTGGATTTGATTACCTGGAATTCAGAAAAGCATTATTGTCCATTCAAAAATTGCAAAATATGGATGAATCTTCACATTACAAGTCAGCATATGCAGCTGCACATGCGATGAATGTCAGTGAGGAGAAGCTAACATCCACTGCCAAAAAGTATCTTCATGTGCTGGAACTTGAACTCAATAACTTTCAGCAAACGGCCAAAGATTATTTAAGTAAACAGCAGGCTAACAGTGATTCGGAAAGTAAAAGACTTGAATCTTCGATCAAGGAGAAAGAAGAGCTTGTCGCAAAACTGCAAACCGAATTAGGCGAACATAGGGAGCAATTGCAGCAAGTGCAAGCAAGCTTAACGCAAGTGACGTCGAAAGTTGAGTCTAACCGGATCGGATTTATGAAGGTGTATCAACAATTGGTCGATCAAATTCAACTGGATATCCAAAATATGGATAAATACCTCAAATGATGTTTTATCTTTAATTCATAAAATATGGCATCACCCGTTAGAGATTTTTGGAAAAGACCGGAAGGCGTTACAGGTGCAGTAGTTTTGGCAGGATTGCTGGGCGGAGCAAGTTATGCTTTGTACAAAGCCTTACCGGCTTTGATCGCCTTAACATCCAATATGCTTTATTTTGGAGTCATACTCATTCTCCTGGGAGCTGTGCTTTATATGATTTTGGATCCTAAAACAAGAGCACTCTTTAGCTATTTATACAAATCAGTGATGCGTTGGATCACTTCTTTGTTCGTAAAAATTGATCCAATTGCCATATTGAAAAATTATGTAGAAGATTTGAAAGATAATCTTGGCAAAATGAATAAACAGATCACAAAGCTGAGAAGTCAAATGCACGTTTTGAAAGAGCAGATCTTTAATAACCAAAAGCAAATACATAGCAGTTTAAGCCAGGCTGAGGAAGCCAAACACGGAAATAAACAAACGGTCCTCGTATTAAAATCGAGACAGGCAGGACGGTTAAAAGAGTCGAATCTTAAACTTGAAGACCTCTACACCAAAATGGATGTATTGTACAGAGTTTTGACCAGGATGTACGAAAATTCTGAAATTCTGGCGGAAGATATCACGGATCAGGTCAAAATTAAAGAACAGGAGCGTTCGGCCATACGTGCCAGCCATTCAGCTATGAAATCAGCCATGAGCGTTATTTCAGGCGACAAGGACAAACGTGCATTGTTTGAAGAATCACTCGAAGTATTGGCTGATGATATTAGTGGAAAAGTAGGGGAGATGGAACAGTTTATGGAATTATCAGAAAATTTCATGGCATCCGTCGATTTGCAAAATGGAGTTTTTGAAGAGGAGGGAATGAAGATGTTGGAGAAATGGGAAAAAGAAGGGGTCTCGAAATTATTAGGTGATGCCAAAAATGAAATTGTAAGTTTAGATTCTACAATGCCACAAACCCAAAAAGAGCTCCAAACCCCAAGCTTATCAAATAGTCAGTACGAAGAGTTATTCAAGACGAAATAATAGAGCTTCTATTGTTGTAGGGTTCAACAATTACTCAAGGCAATTTTTGTTTTTATTCAGTTTGTCATAGTTCATGACTTAGCATAACATTAGACTTTGGTGAAATCATGTAAAATTGTATTTACTTGCTATCCACTATTGCTTGAATTAGTTCTGATGTAGCCTACTTTTGCGTTTAAGGATTATAAGTAATATCAGTGCGAAGTCTTATAGAGTATCCTCCTTCTAAAGATTATTCAAATTTCAATTTAAACGATCAAACTGCATGAGCGCAATTGTTACTAAATTTGTTATCTAAAAGTATATTCATGAGAGTCTTTAAGTTTGGTGGTGCTTCTGTAAAAAATGCAGAAGGTTTTAGGAATGTGGCGAAGATCATAGCTCGTTACAGTGAAAATCATCCTCTGGCGGTTGTGGTTTCAGCAATTGGTAAAACGACGAATCAACTTGAAGATGTTGTTGAAACTAAATTTATTTCCCCAACGGAATCCATTGCAAAACTGAATAAAATCAAGGAACATCATCATCAAATTATATTGGAACTGTTTCAGGAGCTTCCGCAAGAATTGGAAATACATATTCAAGAGCATTTTGTAGAAGCCGAATGGATTCTTGAGGAAATGCGCGAAATGAAATATGATTATGTTTATGATCAGGTAGTGAGTATTGGTGAATTGGTTTCATCCAGAATATTAACGGCTTGGCTGGATCATGAAAAAATAGATGTAGAATGGTGTGATGCCCGCGATATACTGGTCACCAACGATACTTATCGCGAAGGAAGAGTAAACTGGGAAATAACGAATCAACGCATCAAACAATCGATGGAACCCAGGCTAAATGAAGGGCATATTTTGGTGACACAGGGATTCATAGCTTCTACTTTAGAAAACAATACCACAACGCTTGGGCGAGAAGGATCAGATTATACAGCGGCCATATTGGCAAGTGCATTAGGAGCCGATGGAATGTATATCTGGAAAGATGTGCCTGGTGTTTTGACTGCTGATCCGGATCTCTTTGTCAATGTTACCAAACTTGATCGCCTAAGTTACAGAGAGGCAATAGAAATGACCTATTATGGTTGTAAGGTCATACATCCAAAAACAATTCAGCCTTTAAAACTCAAAGGAATTCCGCTTTATGTGAAATCTTTTATTCAGCCTGCAGATGAAGGTACTCTTATATCAGGAGCTGCGGATCTTGAGTATCCTCCAATAGTTGTGCTGGAATCTAAACAAGCTTTGTTGCATTTTGCATCCCTCGACTTATCCTTTATTGCAGAGTATCATCTCGCACATTTATTTGAATTGTTTGATAAGTTCAGGATCAAAGTCAATATGATGCGCAATTCTGCGATATCTTTTTCGGTATGTGTCAACAATGATATATCTCGTATCCAACAGTTAGTCCAGGAAGTTGAAAGTATGTTTAAAGTGGTTGTTGATCAGGACCTTGAGTTATTGACCGTCAGACATTACCAGGATTCCATGTTGGCCAAATTACTGGAGGAAAAAGTGATACTATTGGAAGAGCGAACGCGAAACACGGTTCAGCTCGTCGTCAAACAAGCCTTGCCGATTTTACCCAGGAAAAAGTAGGCGATTAATCCAGTATATCATACTCAATGTCGTTGGAATCGAGAATTTCAACAATTGAATTTGCATAGCTAAAATACACTGAAACTGTTTTTGGAGAAATCAAGGCCTCAGCACCTACTTCCCAGGAAACACAAACATCGTGCAAGGTCACTAAGAAATCTTCAAGGATATCGGGATCGGTAAGCTCCTGCGATAAGAGTAAATCTGTGCGTTCGAAATATATAATGATTCGATCTTTGGTGATCCATTCGAGATCCATCAAACAATCATAAAGTGCGTCCAGATTTTTTCCAAAAAATTCAGGAAACTCAAATTGTGATTCGAGTTGAAGGTATAAGTCTGCTGAAGTCCTTGAACATTCGCCGTCTATTTTTACGACGAAGGCATTTCTGAATTTCAAATTCTGAAATTGTTCAGGTTTGCTTAATAGATGAAAATGTGATGCACTCATTTTATTTGAATAAAACTTTTATAATGATCATTTGTGTAGTAAGCAGATAGATCGGACCCAGTAATCAGCCTTTCTGCGCCTCTTGATATGCCTTTTACTTTAGGATGTACATCCCACTCTTTGTAAAGAATTTTTTGTCCTTCCTTATTCTTTTGTTTTAATCTTTTTTCTCTGTTCTGAAAATTCCTGCCTCCCACATATTCTTTTGGTGGAGTTCCATTTTCAATAATATATTCGAGGGTCTTGAGTACATATTCAGGAATGTTCTTGGAATTTGTATCAAGCTGAAGGGTCGTTACTTGTTTTGCTTCGGTATTTACAATTAAAGGATCCGGATTTTTTAAATGAGCCTGCATCAGGACAAATACCAGGACCCCTGAACAAATCAATGCTACAAAAAACAGAGCCCATTTCATGCTATGGCCTTATCGATTGAATTACTAAGTAAGCAAATTAATGAAACCAGCTTTGAATCTTTTCCCGAGTCCTGTAGCCTAAAATATACATCGCCGGAACAACCAACAAAGTTAGAAACGTAGAAGCGATCAATCCAAAAATAATGGTCCATGCCAATGGTCCCCAGAAAGCAACGTTATCACCTCCCAGATAAAAATGAGGATCGAATTCGGAAAATAATTTTTCAAAATCCATATTGACTCCAATAGCTAGTGGTATTAATCCAAGGATCGCGGAAAGTGCTGTAAGTACGACAGGGGTTATCCTGGTGGATCCTCCAATGACAACTGCATCCATAACGTTTTCTCCCCGATTTCGAAGTTCATCAATAAATTCAATGAGCAAGATTCCATTTCGCACCACGATGCCGGCAAG
The genomic region above belongs to Saprospiraceae bacterium and contains:
- a CDS encoding aspartate kinase, with protein sequence MRVFKFGGASVKNAEGFRNVAKIIARYSENHPLAVVVSAIGKTTNQLEDVVETKFISPTESIAKLNKIKEHHHQIILELFQELPQELEIHIQEHFVEAEWILEEMREMKYDYVYDQVVSIGELVSSRILTAWLDHEKIDVEWCDARDILVTNDTYREGRVNWEITNQRIKQSMEPRLNEGHILVTQGFIASTLENNTTTLGREGSDYTAAILASALGADGMYIWKDVPGVLTADPDLFVNVTKLDRLSYREAIEMTYYGCKVIHPKTIQPLKLKGIPLYVKSFIQPADEGTLISGAADLEYPPIVVLESKQALLHFASLDLSFIAEYHLAHLFELFDKFRIKVNMMRNSAISFSVCVNNDISRIQQLVQEVESMFKVVVDQDLELLTVRHYQDSMLAKLLEEKVILLEERTRNTVQLVVKQALPILPRKK
- a CDS encoding barstar family protein, translating into MSASHFHLLSKPEQFQNLKFRNAFVVKIDGECSRTSADLYLQLESQFEFPEFFGKNLDALYDCLMDLEWITKDRIIIYFERTDLLLSQELTDPDILEDFLVTLHDVCVSWEVGAEALISPKTVSVYFSYANSIVEILDSNDIEYDILD
- a CDS encoding ribonuclease, with the protein product MQAHLKNPDPLIVNTEAKQVTTLQLDTNSKNIPEYVLKTLEYIIENGTPPKEYVGGRNFQNREKRLKQKNKEGQKILYKEWDVHPKVKGISRGAERLITGSDLSAYYTNDHYKSFIQIK